One Phragmites australis chromosome 23, lpPhrAust1.1, whole genome shotgun sequence DNA window includes the following coding sequences:
- the LOC133906254 gene encoding putative lipid-transfer protein DIR1, which translates to MAKAQVMGSLLTIVVVLAASAEVAHGICNLSSNGIRACQPAAAIRNPTNAPSAECCTALAGTDLQCLCRYKGAAAVWARIYGIDINRAMGLPGKCGLALPANC; encoded by the coding sequence ATGGCAAAGGCGCAGGTAATGGGTTCGCTGCTGACCATCGTGGTAGTCCTCGCTGCATCGGCCGAGGTGGCGCACGGTATCTGCAACCTGTCCAGCAATGGCATCCGGGCGTGCCAGCCCGCGGCAGCGATCCGCAACCCGACGAACGCGCCGTCGGCCGAGTGCTGCACCGCGCTGGCGGGTACCGACCTGCAGTGCCTGTGCCGTTAcaagggcgccgccgccgtgtgGGCGAGGATCTACGGGATCGACATCAACCGCGCCATGGGGTTGCCGGGCAAGTGCGGCCTTGCGTTGCCGGCCAACTGCTGA